The proteins below are encoded in one region of Hordeum vulgare subsp. vulgare chromosome 3H, MorexV3_pseudomolecules_assembly, whole genome shotgun sequence:
- the LOC123444408 gene encoding probable alpha,alpha-trehalose-phosphate synthase [UDP-forming] 7, with the protein MMSRSYTNLLDLAEGNFAALGPAGGGARRRSGSFGMKRMSRVMTVPGTLSELDGEDESEPAATNSVASDVPSSVSGERLLVVSNQLPIVARRRPDGRGWSFSWDDDSLLLQLRDGIPDEMEVLFVGGVRADIPLAEQDEVSQALYDRFRCVGVFLPESLHDRFYHSFCKRQLWPLFHYMLPFASTPTSSSSSSSASPAGNGRFDRGSWEAYVLANKFFFEKVVEVINPEDDYVWVHDYHLMALPTFLRRRFNRLRIGFFLHSPFPSSEIYRTLPVREEILKALLNCDLIGFHTFDYARHFLSCCSRMLGIEYQSKRGYIGLEYFGRTVGIKIMPVGVHMDQLQSVLCLPDRQWRVSELQQQFEGKTVLLGMDDMDIFKGINLKLLAFENMLRTHPKWQGRAVLVQIAKPVRGKGKDLEAIEAEIRESYNRINEEFGRSGYSPVVFIDRDVSSVEKSAYYTIAECVVVTAVRDGMNLTPYEYIVCRQGIPRSESSSEVTGPKKSMLVVSEFIGCSPSLSGAIRVNPWNVEATAEAMNEAISMSDQEKQLRHEKHYRYVSTHDVAYWSKSFIQDLERACKDHFRRTCWGIGLGFGFRVVALDPHFTKLNMDSIVMAYERSESRAILLDYDGTLVPQTSINKTPSAEVLRIINALCSDKRNIVFLVSGRGRDKLGEWFSSCPKLGIASEHGYFLRWSRDEEWQTCAQASDFGWMEMAEPVMNLYTESTDGSYIETKESALVWHHQDADSGFGSSQAKEMLDHLESVLANEPVSVKSGQFIVEVKPQGVSKGVIAEKILVSMKERGKQADFVLCIGDDRSDEDMFESIADIIKRGMVAPKTPLFACTVGQKPSKAKFYLDDTFEVATMLSALADATDPEPMTGSADELVTSMSSFDIGGEQSQSRDRPFDGL; encoded by the exons ATGATGTCGCGGTCGTATACCAACCTGCTCGATCTCGCCGAGGGCAACTTCGCCGCGCTGGGCCCGGCGGGCGGCGGGGCGCGGCGGAGGTCGGGCTCGTTCGGGATGAAGCGGATGTCGCGGGTCATGACGGTGCCGGGGACGCTGTCGGAGCTCGACGGGGAGGACGAGTCGGAGCCGGCGGCCACCAACAGCGTCGCCTCCGACGTGCCCTCCTCGGTGTCGGGCGAGCGCCTGCTTGTCGTCTCCAACCAGCTCCCAATCGTcgcgcgccgccgccccgacGGCCGCGGCTGGTCCTTCTCCTGGGACGACGACTCGCTGCTCCTCCAGCTCCGCGACGGCATTCCCGACGAGATGGAGGTGCTCTTCGTCGGCGGCGTGCGCGCCGACATCCCCCTCGCCGAGCAGGACGAGGTCTCGCAGGCGCTGTACGACCGCTTCCGCTGCGTCGGGGTGTTCCTCCCCGAGTCCCTCCACGACCGCTTCTACCACAGCTTCTGCAAGCGCCAACTCTGGCCTCTCTTCCACTACATGCTCCCCTTCGCCTCTACACcaacctcctcctcatcctcctcatcgGCTTCCCCGGCTGGCAACGGCCGCTTCGACCGCGGCTCGTGGGAGGCATACGTGCTCGCCAACAAGTTCTTCTTCGAGAAGGTCGTGGAGGTCATCAACCCGGAGGACGACTACGTGTGGGTCCACGACTACCACCTCATGGCGCTTCCCACCTTCCTCCGCCGCCGCTTCAACCGCCTCCGCATCGGCTTCTTCCTCCACAGCCCATTCCCCTCCTCGGAGATCTACCGCACCCTGCCTGTCCGCGAGGAGATCCTAAAGGCGCTGCTCAATTGTGATCTCATCGGGTTCCACACTTTCGATTACGCCAGGCATTTCCTCTCATGCTGCAGTAGGATGCTGGGAATCGAATACCAGTCCAAGCGTGGATACATTGGATTGGAGTACTTTGGCCGCACTGTTGGGATCAAAATCATGCCGGTGGGAGTTCATATGGATCAGTTGCAGTCGGTTCTCTGCTTGCCGGACAGGCAGTGGAGAGTTTCCGAGCTGCAGCAGCAGTTTGAGGGGAAGACTGTGTTGCTCGGTATGGATGATATGGATATCTTTAAAGGGATCAATTTGAAGCTTCTTGCCTTTGAGAATATGCTGAGGACACACCCCAAGTGGCAGGGACGAGCAGTGTTGGTGCAGATTGCAAAGCCAGTCCGTGGGAAGGGTAAAGATCTGGAAGCCATTGAGGCTGAGATTCGTGAGAGCTACAATAGGATTAATGAAGAGTTTGGCCGGTCCGGGTACAGCCCTGTTGTTTTTATTGATAGAGATGTGTCTAGTGTGGAGAAGAGTGCCTACTATACGATTGCAGAATGTGTGGTGGTGACCGCGGTAAGGGATGGGATGAACTTGACACCATATGAATACATCGTTTGTAGGCAGGGGATACCTAGGTCGGAGTCCTCATCGGAGGTGACTGGGCCGAAGAAGAGCATGCTCGTAGTGTCAGAGTTCATTGGGTGCTCACCGTCTTTGAGTGGTGCTATTCGGGTTAACCCATGGAATGTAGAGGCAACTGCAGAGGCGATGAATGAGGCTATTTCAATGTCTGATCAGGAGAAGCAGCTGAGGCACGAGAAGCATTACCGTTATGTCAGCACCCATGATGTTGCTTATTGGTCAAAGAGCTTCATCCAGGACTTGGAGAGGGCTTGCAAGGACCATTTTAGAAGGACATGCTGGGGCATTGGATTGGGATTTGGTTTCAGGGTGGTGGCCTTAGACCCTCATTTCACAAAGCTTAACATGGATTCTATTGTTATGGCTTACGAGAGGTCGGAGAGCAGAGCTATATTGCTCGACTATGATGGAACATTGGTGCCGCAGACTTCCATCAACAAGACACCCAGTGCAGAAGTTCTGAGGATTATCAATGCCCTCTGCTCAGATAAGAGGAACATAGTTTTTCTTGTCAGTGGGAGAGGCCGGGATAAATTGGGTGAATGGTTTTCCTCATGTCCGAAGCTGGGTATTGCATCTGAACATGGCTACTTCTTAAG GTGGAGTAGAGATGAAGAATGGCAAACGTGCGCCCAGGCTTCGGACTTCGGATGGATGGAAATGGCTGAACCAGTGATGAATTTGTATACAGAATCAACTGATGGATCGTACATTGAGACCAAGGAAAGTGCTTTGGTGTGGCACCATCAAGATGCTGACTCAGGCTTTGGATCCTCACAGGCCAAAGAGATGCTTGATCACCTGGAGAGTGTACTGGCGAATGAACCAGTCTCTGTCAAGAGTGGCCAGTTTATTGTTGAAGTCAAACCTCAG GGAGTAAGCAAGGGAGTAATAGCTGAAAAGATACTGGTATCAATGAAAGAGAGAGGAAAGCAGGCCGACTTTGTGTTGTGTATTGGTGACGACAGGTCGGACGAGGATATGTTTGAAAGCATTGCCGACATAATCAAAAGGGGTATGGTTGCCCCCAAAACACCATTGTTTGCATGCACTGTGGGACAAAAACCAAGCAAAGCAAAATTCTACTTGGATGATACGTTTGAAGTGGCCACCATGCTGAGTGCGCTGGCGGATGCAACAGATCCTGAACCTATGACTGGCTCCGCTGATGAGTTGGTTACGTCTATGTCCTCATTTGATATTGGTGGTGAACAAAGTCAGTCAAGGGATAGACCTTTCGATGGATTGTAG